From Anastrepha obliqua isolate idAnaObli1 chromosome 3, idAnaObli1_1.0, whole genome shotgun sequence:
cattacaaaaaccatgattgactcagcgaaagagcaattttagctgggaaaaataaggacgtcaatgatataaattcagctattttagatcaaatacctggtgacatagttgcgtataagtcaatggacactattactgatcaagatgaggtcgtaaattatccaactgaattcttaaattcactcgatttgcctcataatttacgattaaaaattggagcaccgattattatgctgcgcaatagtaatgtgccccgactttgcaacggtaccagactcgctgtgaagaagctaatgggtaacgttatcgaagcaacaattttgaaagggaagtacaaaggagaagacattttgataccctgaattccactgattccgtcggatttaccattcgatttcaaacgtttgcagttccctattcgccttgccttcgctatgagaattaataaggcgcaaggacagtctctacaaatatgcggtattaatttagaatacccaattttttctcatggacaattgtatgtagcttgcgcgcgagttggcaaaccatcgtcattattcacgcgaaagatgaaaaaaccaaaaacgttgtcttccaaaaagtgttacaataaagttcgaatgaaattgtatcaaagaatttgctttgtttcgtattaattttattctctttcagcaaatcattgaatttatcgtctagcgaagcgggcgagggtacgctagtgtACTTATAAATGTTGTGTACATCGTAATTTCCTATGTAGtaaccacaattttttatttttctaattttttcagcaATACTGTGTAAATTCCATGCATGGCAAAGATTCTTACGACATTTTGAATGGGTACAAAGGACACCACTTCTAATCAAAACTTTGAATACGCAACGTGAAAGTTCTGatgaacaaaaaacaacaacaagaaaaagtctCTAACAATCCTACTCGATTGAATCATAGCCAACGGAATTTGTGTACGTCAATGAAAAAACTCTGCAGCAATACAAGGGAGTGAAGAGTTACTTTGATGAAAGCGCACAATGGTCAACTTTACTGTGAAAACAGAACTTCAGGTAGGGTGGACTTTAGCTTTTGTCCAACAGTGCAGGAACAAAAAACCATagagaaaattgaaataaacaaatgtGTATAGAGGAAAAAGgagcaaagtgaaaaaataagtgGACAAAGGAACGGTGAAAGCCAACAGATTTGCTTGGGCGAAAAAAGGCGTTTTGCATTCACAAGATGGGCGTAGGTGTAAAACACTGCGATTAGGCTGTATCCACTGCCTTAGAGCAGGCTATCTGCAGCAGATGGGCAAGTGGATAACATTTCTATGCATGCGCTTGTGTAAGTGGGAACAGCATGTCGCACAACTCGAGTATCATGGAAAGAGATAAGTCAAGGATTAAAGTTGTGATCCGTTAACACTGCTAATATTTGCAGGTATGCCCACATGTGTTATGCTTCAATAGACAACGTTGTTAAAATTTCAGTGCATATAGTTTTGTGGAAGTGCGCACATAAAGGCCGGCAATATAGCCAACACCAGGAGAGACGGTAGACCGAATGTAAAGAGTGAAAAACAGACGGAAAGGTAAAAAGCTAACAAATCTAAAATTTTCGCCAGCACAAAAAAGTCTCGGACAAAGCATTGTCAAACATAAATctacttgcaactatttttgaGCCTTGTCTGTGTGTCCAGCCAAAGTCGATATGCCCAACAAACGAAACGCAATGCACCATTGGCAGGTACTGAGCCGCATGATCAGTAGCTATCTGCCACTGATCGAGGTCTGAAGAGTTGTAAGTTGCCGAGTGAACAATACCATTAAAGTAGTTATGGTCGCGCGGAAGACCCCCATATCTgcatatttgtttctttttataaaaaagaacaaCGACAAATACTGCAACAACCACCACCACCTAACGTCACTACGGCAttgagcaaaagaaaaaaaaaatatttatcaatacaaaatttcaacGATGCACTTCCCAACTGCGCTTCAGGAGCCACAACGACTCAACAAAGATTATCCACAGTCACATACGCCCAATATGAGCTATCCGCCCAGCGCACAGTCGCCACATCAACAATCATATTCCTCCGGCTATGGCGCATTTGGCGCGCCAACACATTTTAACAACTCAACATACGCCGTGCACCCGCAGCATTACTCACCCGAGCAGCTGCAGCAgcatcaacagcaacaacagcaacaacaacgacatcAACACTATGACAATATCTACAACGGGCGGCTAATTGATGCCAGCATCCCTAGTAGCCCGAGCAGTGGCAGCAGCCATATGACTAGCGGGCCAGTTAGTAGTTTTTATAGCAATCGTGCGCGTTACTTGCCCTATCAGCAAACCTTGCCGCCGCACGCAATGCGTGGCATGTACACACCAGGTGGGCAGCAGTTAGTGCCGTCGAGTGTCTTGCATTACCCACCGCGCGGCGCTCCGTATCAGCAAAATGCCTTGGCATTGCAACAGCAGCGCTCCATAACGCACACACAATACACTTTGCCGCAACACACGCAACCGCAATCACAACCACAATTACGGCAGCAGCAACAGCCGCAATCGCACTCGCACTTGCAACCGCACCCTACAACCCCCTTCGGCGGCAATGAGCCGCAAATACGGCATTATGCTGACACTCCCAATAAGCCGCCCGTGCAGCTGCCAGCGTGCGACCAAGCGACGCGACCAACACCGCATACACCGCATTTGATAATGCATTTGAATGGTGGATCGCcaccagcaacagcagcaacaacaacgactCCACCACCAGCACCCACGCTTACTCCGCAAAGTGTGGCGCGACCACCGTCAGTTGATTGCAGCGCCTATTTGCAGTTGCAACGACAACAGCAcatgcagctacagcagcagtACCGGCAGCAGGAGCACATATCTGCTTTGGCCCTGCAAACAATATCGAACGATGCATTGTCTTCGTCCCATTCACAAAATTCGAAAGAATGCGCTCCGCCGCCGGAGCGTTCGCCCATGGCGAAATTGTTGCCTGCGAGCAACATATCCTCTGAGTTGCCAAAAATTAGCGAAATCGCACAGGTCAGTACACGTGAATGTCGCGAGGAGGAGCTGCAGTCCAGCAATAGCGGCCCATCCTCCGTCCCTAGTGCGGCCTGTACGAGCACAGTGAGTTCACCGCGATTAACGGCGAGTAACAGCGAATGCTTGACCACATCTCCACCATTAATAAGCGCCACCGGCACGGACAGTGGCATTAGCGTGAGCAGTTATAGTACGCGCGCTCGCAGCGACAGCACACAAAGTACGCCAGTCTATAATGGCGAGTATCCGATGTCGGTGGGCTCATCATCTGGGGTGTCCTACCACTGCGCCGATATAAAAGATTTTGAAGACTTCGGCAGGGAGAAGGAAGAACAGTCGACGTGCACGGTGATCAGctataatgaaaatttaaaattaaagcaagaAATAATAGAAGATGAAATTAATGAAGGACAATTGAAGGAGAGTGCCGTGGATGGGGAAAATACGAGTACATCCAAAATGAAGGAGCAACCGGAAGTCAAGGAATATTTGACAATTGAAAGTGCGATGGAGACAACAAAACCAACTGGTAAGTAGTAATTCAGTTAACGGTTATAGGTAGGTTATGTATAGGGGTTTCAATAGGTATGCAAGTCTTTCAGAGCCCGATAGGAGAAGTTTCGGTGGCTCAAATAGACGAGAGActtaatttcttatatttatgtatatatatattaggccgggtcgatttgtggggaggcaaaaaaatcgcccattgctctgtgaaaatcatattctagggatcaaaataagaaactttgccgaaggaaccatacctctaaaatgaattctgatgcccccaatttgggtcgaactttttagtttcttttctcatgtaaaggccaaaaatggtgatattttgaaatgattgtatggggaaccccccaggggagttccagggggtgggccactggcatgggtggattggCCGtccatgggtggatcggccgtccaaagttagcgggggtcggtcatacatttggactcgattggagcactctaaatgggtcgaagtgggatttttcgttcgacccaaattgggggacatcagaattcattttagaggtatggttccttcgacaaagtttcttattttgatccctaaaatacgattatcacagagcaatgagcgatttttaagtcgacccgccctaatatatatatatataattggcacgtacaccctttttgggtgtttggccgacctcctcctcctatttggggtttgcgtcttgatgttcttccacaaatggagcaacctaccgtttccacgacagtcgcttctacgttaccgaaacgacccggatttatatccggccaaggactgtcactccagcagcattccccgtatgcaAATATGGAAAGTGTTTatgcttctacaacaacaacaacaacaacagtttcaagccgactccgaacgagggttgaccgctattagaaaattgtttctcttaaatttggtgtttcaccgagattcgaacctacgttctctctgaattccgaatggtagtcacgcaccaacctattcggctacggcgcacaGTGGTTCTAAATCGACGAAAAGCGGAAACAATTCAATATCTTGCAAACGGATAGTCCGAATGAGCTGAAAATTGGTACactgaaaattcataaaatgtctaagctaaaactagaaaaaattttggaaattctaaatagttttgaaaaactacggaattgaaaataatattttacaaaaacttgtcctttttctattatgaataagaataaaaacgGATTTCAAActcgtaaaaataaattgttaaccCTTCTAACTGCTTATTTGTCAGGGTTGAAGTGACCCAAAGGTCgtttaattgctaaaaataaataaaactcaattgcattattgttttttatgttttaacttATGTACTAAATCTAGTCGCagtagaaaagtttaaagaaaatcataatttcaaaaattaagtttaatttcAAATGGTTTTAGTAAATATGTTGATAAAAAGGTCAGATGATAGCAGCATCATGTGCATAACATCTTCATTTGTTGAAACCCTATCACACTTTCTTGTATGCAGATTCCGATAGCGTTTATAATCCTTGTTTCTACATTCTTGAGCTTCTTCAGAAAGCGCGCCAACAGAAAATGTAcagttttcaattatttgcttACCATGCAATAATACTTTATGTACTGATGATGGCATGTTATACCATCCATAGTTGGCGACTAACATTTTTGCAGTATCATATGCATAATTATCAAATTTACAACTATCCACCGGTTCTGTGCAGGTTATTGCTTCTAAAATCACAGCACATCtattaattatttcttctttaacACCTGTTATTTCAGAAGCTAACGCAGGATTGGCAAAAAATCTCCTGGATGTGTTGCCATCATTGGTAGTTCCCTTACCTTGCTTTACCATATCTAATCTAAGTCCAGTTTTCTCCGCAAATTCATTCTGAATTTGTGCTTTTCGCTTTTCTTTTATTGGACGCGTTTCGGCATTCGTTTTCCAGCACATTATTGGTAAGTTATATGctatatgtaaaatgtattccATAAATTTGATACGCGCGTGTAAAGGAGACATACCAAATTTGATAGCTTCAGGATTTATAGGCcgagctttaattttttctaagcaaTTCATTTGAGATGTGGTTGCGAGACATATGAAGCAAGAAGAAGATGCAGGAGTTTCGGTTACAGCTTGAGCCGTTTGCCATCCAACATTGTAAAGAAAAACTCATGCCGAACTTTAAAAACTCGATTTCGTATATCAACAACTGAATCTTGTATTTGTGCGATTTCCGCATCTACTCTATTTTTTTCAGCTCGAATCTTTTCAGGGGTTTCCTTTGCGAATTGAAATTGGATGCATCGACAATATCTCGTAGAAGAAGGACGTTCGTTTTTCCATACTACGTTGTTGTTTATTCGACAGGACAAATTTAATGGCACTATTGATGTCATAAATAGATTAGAATCACATAACTCTTTATCACCAAGTTTTTGGCTGTATTCGCATTGTCCAGACGCACCATCACAACCCCATTTAGAATACATTATTAATGATTCATCGTCAATTTCAGAGATTTCATCCTCAGTCATCGAATGAAGCAGCCGCTTTGCTATGTGGTCTATaagttcttgtaaatcaatagCCGCTGAAGTATACGTAATTGTCATGCTTTCAGGATAACACCTTTTCTTCGCATCCAAAATCTTACTATAAGGAGGAAGAATGTCGTGGCCCTCTTTTTTTAAACCTTGTCTCAAAACTTGGTATTGGTATTTCGACATTTCCGTTTGTATAAATATAGCAAGTGCTTTGTCAGCGTCGATATGGTGCATTTTTGGAGCCTTTGTGCGTGATTTAGCAGCACTTTTAATTTGCTCATCGGAATATAATGAACGAACTTGACTTATTTTATATCGTTTAGCACGCGTACAGCaattctcaaactttttttgaggTCTACCGactctttttgtaattttttttgaaacagaaGCACTCTCTACATCTAAATTGAAGTGAAAAACTCCTTCAAGCCAACTACTATACTTAGCTTCAAATTTGGCTTTTGTCCTGCTACAagtattccattttttattgaagtgtggtaaaaatcgctgttttatttgaaataaaactttttgaatttgaGAATCGCTGACGTTAGGGtaagtatttttaaagaataactGTAATTTATCAAGATCGCGATTATTATCAATGatctttttatacaaaattttataggaaatcgaaaaattttccatttcaataaagtaattcaataaattctaattatttaaataagtatACTCGTATAGAATCTACGGAATGTTTGGTTTGTAAGAAGGAGCGAGTATTTTCCTAGTAAGTGCAGTATGTCAATGAACTTACACAAAAAAAGATGGCATCAAAGTAAATCCAACTGCATTAATCAGAGACTGAACCCATTACAAAATGTTGtctaaaaagctaaaaattaatGTCAGGGTTGAAACTTTGATaagatagaaaatatttattcattaaccaGTACACAATATActtgtaaaacaaattatttaaatgaaatatgaaattaagcAAAATGCAATTAGAAGAATGTTTTCTTGCTAATTTCGAATAAAGGCAGCTAAATtatatttgtcgaactctccaagaTAACGCTGCGATTCGCCGGTGGCTACACTTTTTAATGACATTTATTTCAACTCCTtgactttattctgaaaaacatttttttattattccaaatgCTACTTCGACCAGTATTTGTATTTCATCAACAAGTGCTTTTACACAGTACATAACACAATTGATTTCATCAAGATTTTGAGCTAATACGAACATTTAAAGACCTCAAACGGCCAAGGTGGCAGCTGGTGGCAGCTGATTTTACATCTATCTGATTGCGCAGAATGTACTTAATACTAAAATATAGTACTCAGCTTGGAGAAGAGTGGAGCTTTTTTTATAGACCTCCTAAACGCATactcttttacatattttctttcgaTTAACTGATTTATGTTCTACTAAGACCATGATAACTGGAGGAACGATATTATATATTCTATCTAAGGTACTATCCATAcctaatataaaaatcataaaagattttaaatattgttcatCCAGCTAAGGAACTTATTAATCaaccttttatgaaaaatattcagaaaaacctGCTGCCAGCAATAGTACAACTTTGGCGATTTTTCCTGCGCAGCAcatatcatataaataaatgaatttctttttttttcagaaacctaattaaattagctattcagaaaaattttttttaaatatttttgttaattttcatcatttggaattttttccgcCCAGAAACCACTGTGCGGCGGCCTTAATTTCCTagttaatttaaaattgtaaaggTATTCATGCAAAGTTCGCCAAAATACGTACTGAGAGCAGCCACTAGTAGCTATATGCTTGAAGGAAGGCTTGTTCCCAACCCACCTTGAACAGAGTAgcactgcaactgtcttctgaggcCAAAGACTTAGGGGTAATCCTAGATTGTAAGTTGACTTGGAAGACGTACGTCGAACAGAAGGTCTCCACTAAAACACTTCTGGTAGTGTAAGAGAACTTTTGGCAAGAGATCTAAGACCGCCGACAGTACACGGcttgtacatcaccctgattaaACCCATTACCACATACGCCTCCGTAGTCTGATGGAAGGCTACTATGGTTAAAACCCCTAACCAGACCACACAGAAGTGTGTGTTTGGGTATCACAGGTactatgagtacgacatctggcgATGCCCTTAATGTCATCCTGAACTTGTAatctctagatcttcaaatcaagtcaaacggagtctggggaaacgaAGAAATCACTGGCGGTGCAGACTGTACTCAATTCCAGCGGATAATTGGGTGCCttacgttagcttcggtaggaagtaagACGTTTTGATCCCATCGATTAATgggatcaatggttaagtccagagaacctattaacgggatttcagcacactttctattccgacggatccaaaaccagcgaTGATAGCGGATCACGCTACTACGTGTGATTCTAtgtactaaaaatatccctcctcttctctcgGATCTAATTCTTGAAGCGCCATTTCAACACCTTCATTGAAGGTCTATGACTTCTCCATGGTTGGCAATGATCCGTTCGTAAGAGGCGCTTTCGCTTTTTGTGGTGGCGAGCAAACCAATCGCGGTTTCCTTGCGAAAGGGCTCTGCTTTAGATCTCCATCATTAATGGCCTTCTGCtgtttgtcttttttttgtgtttttccctTAATTTtatccatacatttttatttaaccagCGCATCGTGTACAGGGGGGCGGGCAGAAATAATCAAGAGCGGGTGTACCCTCGGAAGCAATGCTCCTACCCCAGGCCCCCTGAGGCTTGACCTACGCTTTACCGATCGCAGAAAACACGGACAAACGGCGCTCGCCCGGAGCAACGAAGGCTTTCTGACCAATGAACACTTTCTGACCAGTGGTCCAAGGTGGCTGGTTACTGATATACACCGGAGCTAACTCACATCACCCCTATAAAGTCGCAGGTGGAAGCGACCTATCCCAGTGCGTTGCATACCGGTCATGCTTTTTACATAAACTGTCGCACCTAATATGATGAACAGACACTGACCAACACACCGCCCAATATGGGAACAGAGATATGCTGGATTTTTTCACCTAACTTTCTAGCTAACTCTTACAATGTCGCTGCAGCGAGGGACATCTTGCCTAGGGTCCGCGGGGTCGTCGTACCCGTCACCTCCTTGAGGGAGATACCCTGGCGGGCATGATAGCGGACCTGGATGGCACTTAGACGAAGACGCTAAGTACTCCTACGCTACAAGACAGTTGGCTACGGTATTCTTAACGGAAATCTATGCCATCTTAAATACAGCATACTGGCTAATTGGCAAGGAGTGGCGGggtagtagtattggaatttgtagtgagagtcaagctgcactgagagcccttgctaacccacgctgctcttcgaaattggttggtgaatgtaaaacaaaactaaacagtattgcaaaacacaacaaagtttgttttatttgggTGCTTGGACACTGCGGGGGTTAGagggaacgagttggctgataaagtggctaatgaaggctcttcAAGCAAACCACTGGGCCCTAACACTTCCTACCACAATTCCACATCGGTTCATCTATGGactgacgacttcatgaggtctacccagagacgacgttggtctgagttgagcACCTGCAGAGTAGccgccaagtgctttgtgaaagaaccaaacaggaaattagcAATCTGTCTTCTAATACCGTGTAGGAAgcacctgagagtactggtgggcgTAATCCCAGAGCACAGCAACTGtgatcagcatatggctaccatggacATCATTGACGACCCAATATGCCTGTCTCGTCGTGAAAATAAGGGCACTGCAGAGCTTTTTCTCTGTAGCTTCAAACTTAGGCTGTTAGAGTACGATGTTCTGagcatggataaagttcatactcttcctctgccGCATCTCTTAAGatttatcaatgaatccaaaTGAATCGCGGAAAAGTGACCTCCCGTCTCACCGTCCATACTGtatctatcctgtctctctattccttccactgtaatctatccAGGTGTAGCACAATGGTCTTTCTGACTGGGCGCTTGGGTTTGTCCAACCACCCACAAATTGAATTTGGTCCTCTTGACTTGTCTCGTTCTACATTGACCTTCTTACGGGTTCGACTTACTACACAAAAATATACAAGCAAACCATACCTATGCGCCGATTAACGTTCAATGAAGGTGAGCGttgatgtacatacatttaatatgtaaattttcTCCGCAAATTAATTCAAAGTAATTTATTTAAGCCTTTCTGGATTAATTGCGGGAGGATTAAAATTGGCTGATTGAGTGCAATAATTTGTTTTGATGATTTTCTGATTCATTGAATTgctgtttattttgaaatgattttttatgagcatgAATACGCCCACTACTTGcctcgtttttatttccaaggGTATCAGCCAATACATGAACTTGTAGTCCTTGGGGTATCGATGATGTACCTGCATAGTTGAATGTCATTTGCTTAATTAATATGACATATtttgtacctacatacatacatacatatgtataattggtGCTTTGCTGGGTATTTAGGCAATTTGTGGTATGTG
This genomic window contains:
- the LOC129240598 gene encoding histone-lysine N-methyltransferase 2D; this translates as MREKKKNIYQYKISTMHFPTALQEPQRLNKDYPQSHTPNMSYPPSAQSPHQQSYSSGYGAFGAPTHFNNSTYAVHPQHYSPEQLQQHQQQQQQQQRHQHYDNIYNGRLIDASIPSSPSSGSSHMTSGPVSSFYSNRARYLPYQQTLPPHAMRGMYTPGGQQLVPSSVLHYPPRGAPYQQNALALQQQRSITHTQYTLPQHTQPQSQPQLRQQQQPQSHSHLQPHPTTPFGGNEPQIRHYADTPNKPPVQLPACDQATRPTPHTPHLIMHLNGGSPPATAATTTTPPPAPTLTPQSVARPPSVDCSAYLQLQRQQHMQLQQQYRQQEHISALALQTISNDALSSSHSQNSKECAPPPERSPMAKLLPASNISSELPKISEIAQVSTRECREEELQSSNSGPSSVPSAACTSTVSSPRLTASNSECLTTSPPLISATGTDSGISVSSYSTRARSDSTQSTPVYNGEYPMSVGSSSGVSYHCADIKDFEDFGREKEEQSTCTVISYNENLKLKQEIIEDEINEGQLKESAVDGENTSTSKMKEQPEVKEYLTIESAMETTKPTGDIRDRDNTENAVPATHLQVRPAPLSTPLGSTKYFPVDSAAAESTRTQLPEENSTKITVKSMGLDEHMNASTNPNCTNESKESTEQPLQQQQKQMEPEEIISHTVHMRTNFGSSDKVSSSSASTSPNHSLHFEHTQLHHPELPSPPVPPAPPQNSPVDYYAANDITAMGAFAYTALPSTKLKPPTGAAAAAAAAVAAAAAAAAATIRTNKSRIMESDLIQSRKIKRKTHLPGKRQKDIEGGEVGESSKDNRDMTPLPGFQQAFGSTEIGRFFETFLFSPPDCHSFNDSYESFDVEDCEQLQQIHQQQQQQQQQQQLQMQQEQQHLQHNQIRQQQQQSQQQPYATHDYFNRRYSDNSSYHTQRFHPHYPHSYPHLHPTHPYYRGQVHPYSINSSNNFRDMWLYGRGAPSPYDMPFEYGGARSSSGSPALSYEMSLNARSPYGSAYDRMGHTYGRLNGGFGGIRCNGY